One genomic segment of Pseudomonas chlororaphis subsp. aurantiaca includes these proteins:
- a CDS encoding DUF4198 domain-containing protein, with protein sequence MSTANTLIGLGTLMLASGTQAHQIWYEHTPGQPLTLYYGEYDKNMLEVTPGGLDRFRQLKGWSAANPVPALGLSLQRQSFSAGYQPKADESLLAQDSQYPLFDLHEGGKTLKTHWTPATRWVGDLRARQPELALDIVPTGVAAAGKAQFQVFYELKPLAAQEVILETGSGEVFTQTSDKDGKVSFALPWQGTYVVAAEYKDRTPGTRQGPDSQAEAYDLKSFSSTLSFHQPQGKPPLPRAPSTLPASEVARLKKQS encoded by the coding sequence ATGAGCACGGCAAACACGTTGATAGGGCTGGGCACGCTGATGCTGGCCAGCGGTACCCAGGCTCACCAGATCTGGTACGAACACACGCCGGGGCAGCCCCTGACGCTGTATTACGGCGAGTACGACAAGAACATGCTGGAAGTGACCCCCGGTGGCCTCGATCGCTTCCGCCAGCTCAAGGGCTGGTCGGCGGCGAATCCGGTGCCGGCCCTGGGACTGAGCCTGCAACGCCAGTCGTTCAGCGCTGGCTATCAGCCCAAGGCCGATGAAAGCCTGCTGGCGCAGGACTCGCAGTATCCGCTCTTCGACCTGCATGAAGGCGGCAAGACCCTCAAGACTCATTGGACGCCCGCCACCCGCTGGGTCGGCGACCTGCGCGCGCGCCAGCCGGAACTGGCGCTGGACATCGTTCCCACCGGCGTGGCCGCCGCGGGCAAGGCGCAGTTCCAGGTGTTCTATGAACTCAAGCCGCTGGCCGCCCAGGAAGTGATCCTGGAAACCGGCTCCGGCGAGGTCTTCACCCAGACCAGCGACAAGGACGGCAAGGTCAGCTTCGCGCTGCCGTGGCAGGGCACCTATGTGGTGGCCGCCGAATACAAGGACCGCACCCCGGGCACTCGCCAGGGCCCGGACAGCCAGGCCGAGGCCTACGACCTCAAGAGCTTCAGTTCCACGCTGTCGTTCCACCAGCCACAGGGCAAGCCGCCGTTGCCACGGGCGCCTTCAACGCTGCCGGCCTCGGAAGTCGCGCGCTTGAAAAAGCAATCCTGA
- a CDS encoding T6SS phospholipase effector Tle1-like catalytic domain-containing protein yields the protein MDNTRIKARQLIVCIDGTNNRFSDEPTNVVRLFRSLPKDSNTLLAYYDQGVGTFGLSETLFEWQKVPSRIAGLMFGWGIKRNVLNAYRFLMENYRDGDQIFLFGFSRGSYAVRVLAALLHTIGLLPGHQVQLMDFAWSLLTTRLQPEDNTSEPNRQRAMSYTWWRMSADKKPDFKLMGAFKGSFARKVSIHFLGLFDTVSSVGWVYDPLIVPYTRRNKDVKIIRHAVSLDERRSFFRQNLWTEEEDVNLKQVWFAGVHADIGGGYPVGESQLALIALRWMIGECLEAGLSIDVEACRAELYPPSVLQDPLAQAHNSLTRNWLIAEWVPRLVWNPKTHKRVREYGSMPPFGKPRSREILTDKPGQKVRVHASVAARRNGRLTSGQPWGSQQTYRPENLLRIDAALIEQVGDSPRLDEYNL from the coding sequence GTGGACAACACAAGGATCAAGGCGCGCCAGCTGATTGTCTGCATCGACGGCACCAACAACCGCTTCAGTGACGAGCCGACCAACGTGGTCCGGCTGTTTCGCTCGCTGCCCAAGGACAGCAACACGCTGCTGGCCTATTACGACCAGGGGGTGGGCACGTTCGGGCTCAGCGAAACCCTGTTCGAATGGCAGAAGGTGCCGTCGCGCATCGCCGGGCTGATGTTCGGCTGGGGTATCAAGCGCAACGTACTCAATGCCTATCGCTTCCTGATGGAGAACTACAGGGACGGCGACCAGATCTTCCTCTTCGGCTTCTCCCGCGGCTCCTACGCGGTGCGGGTGCTGGCGGCGCTGCTGCATACCATCGGCCTGTTGCCCGGCCATCAGGTCCAGTTGATGGACTTTGCCTGGTCGCTGCTGACCACTCGCCTGCAACCCGAGGACAACACCTCCGAGCCGAATCGCCAGCGGGCCATGAGTTACACCTGGTGGCGCATGAGCGCGGATAAAAAACCGGACTTCAAGTTGATGGGTGCGTTCAAGGGCAGCTTTGCCCGGAAGGTGAGCATTCACTTTCTCGGACTGTTCGACACCGTGAGTTCGGTGGGCTGGGTGTACGACCCGCTGATCGTTCCCTACACCCGCCGGAACAAGGACGTGAAGATCATCCGCCATGCGGTGTCCCTGGACGAACGCCGCAGCTTTTTCCGCCAGAACCTCTGGACAGAGGAAGAGGACGTGAACCTGAAGCAGGTCTGGTTCGCCGGCGTGCATGCCGATATTGGCGGCGGTTACCCGGTCGGCGAGTCGCAACTGGCGCTGATTGCCTTGCGCTGGATGATCGGCGAGTGCCTGGAGGCCGGGTTGAGCATCGATGTCGAAGCCTGTCGCGCGGAACTCTATCCACCCTCTGTGCTACAGGATCCGCTGGCCCAGGCCCACAATTCCCTGACCCGCAACTGGCTGATCGCCGAGTGGGTGCCACGCCTGGTCTGGAACCCGAAGACCCACAAGCGAGTCCGTGAGTACGGTTCGATGCCGCCGTTCGGCAAACCCAGGTCGCGGGAGATTCTCACGGATAAACCAGGGCAGAAAGTCCGGGTCCATGCCTCCGTGGCTGCTCGGCGAAATGGGCGGCTGACCAGCGGCCAGCCGTGGGGCAGCCAGCAGACCTACCGGCCGGAAAACCTGTTGCGCATCGATGCCGCGCTGATCGAGCAGGTTGGCGACTCGCCGAGGCTGGATGAGTACAACCTCTAA
- a CDS encoding OprD family porin, whose translation MKTLTRHTLLLALGGQSLLALAAEQDNAKGFIEDSQWSLFNRSLYDRRDYEHGSLSNGARNAYKPRAERSDLAQEWAYGLMADYSSGFTQGTLGFGLDAHVYSGWKLDSGGGRAGKARLLGVDNDGHPKDQFSRGGAVAKLRFSSTELRYGEQRVKTPVFGSSDSRLLPETATGWFLTSRELSDTTLYGGHFNESTDRNASSHDQGFVVNYSNGKQGDSFDLIGVRNTSIKGLNASLFSALYEDTWRQQYLGALYNLPLSQGQDLTFDFNLYRTQDTGKALSGRIDNTTWSLMSTYRSGAHSFGLGYQKVDGDTPYDYVTRGAILLSNAVALSDFNAPEEASWQARYDLNMAGYQVPGLTFSALYVRGSGIDGSHMDPRGGYAWLGYGEGGKHWERDLQAKYVVQSGPAKNLAVTLRHAVHRGNKAQAELDADQLRLAIEYPLGGRF comes from the coding sequence GTGAAGACCTTGACCCGACACACCCTGCTGTTGGCATTGGGAGGCCAGAGCCTGCTCGCGCTGGCCGCGGAGCAGGACAATGCCAAGGGCTTTATCGAAGACAGCCAGTGGAGCCTGTTCAACCGCAGCCTCTACGACCGTCGCGACTATGAGCACGGTTCCTTGAGCAACGGCGCGCGCAATGCCTACAAACCCCGCGCCGAACGCAGCGACCTGGCGCAGGAGTGGGCCTATGGCCTGATGGCCGACTACAGCTCCGGTTTCACCCAGGGCACGCTCGGCTTCGGCCTGGACGCCCACGTCTATTCCGGCTGGAAACTCGACAGCGGCGGTGGCCGGGCCGGCAAGGCGCGGCTGCTGGGCGTGGACAACGACGGCCATCCCAAGGACCAATTCAGCCGCGGCGGCGCGGTGGCCAAGCTGCGTTTTTCCTCCACCGAACTGCGCTACGGCGAGCAGCGGGTCAAGACCCCGGTGTTCGGTTCCTCCGACAGCCGCCTGCTGCCCGAGACCGCTACCGGCTGGTTCCTCACCAGCCGCGAACTGAGCGATACCACGCTGTACGGCGGCCACTTCAACGAAAGCACCGACCGCAACGCCAGCAGCCACGACCAGGGTTTCGTGGTCAATTATTCCAACGGCAAGCAGGGCGACAGCTTCGACCTGATCGGCGTGCGCAACACCTCGATCAAGGGCCTCAACGCCAGCCTGTTCAGCGCCTTGTACGAAGACACCTGGCGCCAGCAGTACCTTGGCGCGCTCTACAACCTGCCGCTGAGCCAGGGCCAGGACCTGACGTTCGATTTCAACCTGTACCGCACCCAGGACACCGGCAAGGCCCTGTCCGGGCGCATCGACAACACCACCTGGAGCCTGATGTCGACCTACAGGAGCGGCGCCCACAGCTTTGGCCTGGGCTACCAGAAGGTCGACGGCGACACGCCTTACGACTACGTCACCCGTGGCGCGATCCTGCTGAGCAACGCCGTGGCCCTGTCGGACTTCAACGCCCCTGAAGAAGCCTCCTGGCAGGCCCGCTACGACCTCAACATGGCCGGCTACCAGGTTCCCGGCCTGACCTTCAGCGCCCTGTATGTGCGCGGCAGCGGCATCGACGGCAGCCATATGGACCCGCGCGGCGGCTATGCCTGGCTGGGCTATGGCGAAGGCGGCAAGCACTGGGAACGCGACCTGCAGGCCAAGTACGTGGTGCAGTCCGGGCCGGCGAAAAACCTCGCCGTCACCCTGCGCCACGCCGTGCACCGTGGCAACAAGGCCCAGGCCGAACTGGATGCCGACCAGCTGCGGCTGGCGATCGAGTATCCGTTGGGCGGCAGGTTCTAG
- a CDS encoding response regulator, which translates to MNHDLRILIIDDQRPNLDLMEQLLAREGLHNVLSSTQPLRTLDLFNSFEPDLVILDLHMPEFDGFAVLEQLNRRIPANDYLPILVLTADATRDTRLRALALGARDFISKPLDALETLLRIWNLLETRALYKALRQQVPAQQIELLRRHRQ; encoded by the coding sequence ATGAACCACGATTTGCGCATCCTGATCATCGACGACCAGCGCCCCAACCTCGACCTGATGGAGCAGCTGCTGGCCCGCGAAGGCCTGCACAACGTGCTGAGCAGCACCCAGCCGCTACGCACCCTGGACCTGTTCAACAGCTTCGAGCCGGACCTGGTGATCCTCGACCTGCACATGCCCGAGTTCGACGGCTTCGCCGTGCTCGAACAACTCAACCGGCGGATCCCGGCCAACGATTACCTGCCGATCCTGGTGCTGACCGCCGACGCCACCCGCGACACCCGCCTGCGCGCCCTGGCCCTGGGCGCTCGCGACTTCATCAGCAAGCCACTGGACGCCCTGGAAACCCTGCTGCGGATCTGGAACCTGCTGGAAACCCGCGCCCTGTACAAAGCCCTGCGCCAGCAGGTGCCGGCGCAGCAGATCGAGCTGCTGCGCCGGCATCGGCAGTGA
- a CDS encoding DUF1624 domain-containing protein → MTLSTGLAGQAGIASPALAGSVAKANTRMLAIDALRGFVMLCMLVDHVRETFLLHRQVTDPIDALSVTPDLYFTRLLSEICAPVFIFLTGLSAWLYSQKHSLGETSVFLLKRGLFLVFLELTFVCFAWNAEFPPKTLWLQVIWCIGICMIVLAGLLHFKRSWLIVLGVAIVAGHNLLDDVVVGPESPFFVPWSILHQRVFIDITEFTRARTTYPVLPWIGVILLGWAIGPWFGKDMQPAARISRLLKVGVGLLLAFVFIRYLNVYGEKPWVQTGDALRTFMSFMSAKKYPPSLMFLMPTLGLGLILLAYFEKVQERWSTAQLAIYGGAPMFFYLLHLYVLKAMYLVAVAIWGANQGTYYGFDNLSGVWLWSLILGVLLFFPTRWFAGLKQRRRDIAILKYL, encoded by the coding sequence ATGACCCTTTCTACTGGATTGGCAGGGCAGGCGGGCATTGCGTCCCCTGCGCTGGCGGGCAGCGTGGCCAAGGCCAATACGCGGATGCTGGCGATCGATGCCCTGCGCGGTTTCGTCATGCTGTGCATGCTGGTGGACCACGTGCGCGAGACGTTCCTCCTGCATCGCCAGGTCACCGACCCGATCGACGCCCTGAGCGTGACCCCGGACCTGTATTTCACCCGCCTGCTCAGCGAGATCTGCGCGCCGGTGTTCATCTTCCTCACCGGCCTGTCGGCCTGGCTCTACAGCCAGAAACACAGCCTCGGGGAAACCTCGGTGTTCCTGCTCAAGCGCGGCCTGTTCCTGGTGTTCCTCGAACTGACCTTCGTGTGTTTTGCCTGGAACGCCGAGTTCCCGCCCAAGACTCTGTGGCTGCAGGTGATCTGGTGCATCGGCATCTGCATGATCGTGCTGGCCGGCCTGCTGCACTTCAAGCGCAGCTGGCTGATCGTCCTGGGGGTGGCCATAGTCGCCGGGCACAACCTGCTGGATGACGTGGTGGTGGGCCCCGAGTCGCCGTTCTTCGTGCCCTGGTCGATCCTGCACCAGCGGGTGTTCATCGACATCACCGAGTTCACCCGGGCCCGCACCACTTACCCGGTGCTGCCGTGGATTGGCGTGATTCTGCTGGGCTGGGCCATCGGCCCGTGGTTCGGCAAGGACATGCAGCCGGCGGCGCGGATTTCGCGGTTGCTCAAGGTCGGCGTCGGCCTGCTGCTGGCGTTCGTGTTCATTCGCTACCTGAACGTCTACGGCGAGAAGCCCTGGGTCCAGACCGGCGATGCGCTGCGCACCTTCATGAGCTTCATGAGCGCCAAGAAATACCCGCCGTCGCTGATGTTCCTGATGCCGACCCTGGGCCTGGGGCTGATCCTCCTGGCGTACTTCGAAAAGGTCCAGGAACGCTGGTCGACCGCGCAACTGGCGATCTACGGCGGCGCGCCGATGTTCTTCTATCTGCTGCACCTGTACGTGCTCAAGGCCATGTACCTGGTGGCCGTGGCCATCTGGGGCGCCAACCAGGGCACCTACTACGGCTTCGACAACCTGTCCGGGGTCTGGCTGTGGAGCCTGATCCTCGGCGTGCTGCTGTTCTTCCCGACACGCTGGTTCGCAGGCCTCAAGCAGCGTCGCCGCGATATCGCGATCCTCAAATACCTCTGA
- a CDS encoding 2-haloalkanoic acid dehalogenase gives MGLTDYRALLIDCDAVLVDRDSGVWAALQPLLDSRRGQPDKEQVLGEFAETVRGLYPRFAELGFSGLLCFAHRQLAERWGLKASWEEGMSFARSVAGWSLFEDAPGAMLYLRKFYRLLVQGDRDAEDRALLCERLGIAQDDFISLASQPLQDRQWLADNDLRAQDILQVTRPPAAAAQATAGLCLICRAGRRNPQPCAADYCINSMADLVAQHQASLRR, from the coding sequence ATGGGGCTGACTGATTATCGTGCGTTGCTGATCGACTGCGACGCGGTCCTGGTGGACCGTGACTCGGGGGTCTGGGCGGCCTTGCAACCCTTGCTCGACAGTCGCCGCGGGCAACCGGACAAGGAGCAGGTGCTGGGCGAGTTCGCCGAGACGGTGCGGGGCCTGTACCCGCGCTTCGCCGAGCTGGGGTTCAGCGGCCTGCTGTGTTTCGCCCATCGCCAGCTGGCCGAACGCTGGGGCCTGAAGGCGTCCTGGGAGGAGGGCATGAGCTTCGCCCGCTCGGTGGCGGGCTGGTCTCTGTTCGAGGATGCGCCGGGGGCGATGCTGTACCTGCGCAAGTTCTATCGGCTGCTGGTGCAGGGCGATCGCGATGCCGAGGATCGCGCGCTGTTGTGCGAGCGGCTGGGGATCGCCCAGGACGATTTCATCTCCCTGGCCAGCCAGCCGTTGCAGGATCGCCAGTGGCTGGCGGACAACGACCTGCGAGCCCAGGACATCCTCCAGGTGACCCGGCCGCCGGCCGCCGCGGCGCAAGCGACGGCGGGCCTGTGCCTGATCTGCCGTGCCGGCCGCCGCAACCCGCAACCCTGCGCCGCCGACTACTGCATCAACAGCATGGCCGACCTGGTGGCCCAGCATCAGGCGTCGTTACGGCGCTGA
- a CDS encoding ATP-binding protein, giving the protein MRLLASRHWLDLPLRGKALVVISLPLVILLLSLVLIYITERQTARAEEDVRRVLLVQGDIQTVHTLLAEAAASVRGYLLTRREDFLPSYERAQPLIQAALQRLDSNIRDARMRDHLKAIAPLIGHKLDGLVALRNGRPNDSASITAILIENKQVLDVLREQISAMRIREDGLLAERSAAASATRMRLLMATLLAALCGLFGAIVAVLFLSKGIVARVQQVQGNAQRLALGQPLRPQAPEQDEIGQLGTRLVEAGQLLAERERALRDNEERLRLIIDGVKDYGIFALDTQGRVTTWNAGAERIKGYSEQEILGRHFSLFYLPEECPAHPDMALREATRDGHYMEEAWRCRKDGSRFWASVVITAQYDASGALRGFSKITRDITDRRAAEIALRTAREEAESASRAKSEFLSRMSHELRTPLNAILGFAQLLDMDSPSGQRPQVGHILRAGQHLLTLINEVLDIARIEAGHLPLNVEPIALASVLHEALTLVSPMATDAGIQLAALPALSEHCGVIADRQRLIQVLLNLLSNAIKYNRPQGQVRIAVKVLGTRVEVAVSDTGAGIPLERLDQLFRPFERLGADPRVEGTGLGLALSKSLLEMMDGSLRVHSTPGQGCCFTLQLPFVQVAVAGAHLALEQQALEQPVSVLPARVETVEYRGQVLCIEDNLSSLALIETLLQRRPGIRLLSSMQGQMGLDLARQHAPQLILLDVSLPDLAGLEVLSRLRESPITASTPVLMITADASALTHRALLQAGATAILTKPIHIPAFLAHLEQHLPEPA; this is encoded by the coding sequence ATGAGGCTGCTGGCGAGCCGGCACTGGCTCGACCTGCCCCTGCGCGGCAAGGCGCTGGTGGTGATTTCCCTGCCGCTGGTGATCCTGCTGCTGTCGCTGGTGCTGATCTACATCACCGAACGCCAGACCGCCCGCGCCGAGGAAGACGTGCGCCGGGTGCTGCTGGTACAGGGCGATATCCAGACCGTGCACACCCTGCTCGCCGAAGCGGCGGCCAGCGTGCGCGGCTACCTGCTGACCCGCCGCGAGGACTTCCTGCCCAGCTACGAGCGCGCCCAGCCGCTGATCCAGGCCGCGCTGCAACGGCTGGACAGCAACATTCGCGACGCGCGCATGCGCGATCACCTCAAGGCCATCGCCCCGCTGATCGGCCACAAGCTCGACGGCCTGGTGGCCCTGCGCAACGGCCGGCCCAACGACAGCGCCAGCATCACGGCGATCCTGATCGAGAACAAACAGGTGCTGGACGTACTGCGCGAGCAGATCAGCGCCATGCGTATCCGCGAAGACGGCTTGCTCGCCGAACGCAGCGCCGCGGCTTCGGCGACCCGCATGCGCCTGCTGATGGCCACGCTGCTGGCGGCGCTCTGCGGCCTGTTCGGGGCGATTGTCGCGGTGCTGTTCTTGTCCAAGGGCATCGTCGCCCGGGTGCAGCAGGTGCAAGGCAATGCCCAGCGCCTGGCCCTCGGCCAACCGCTGCGACCGCAGGCCCCGGAACAGGACGAGATCGGCCAGCTCGGCACCCGCCTGGTGGAGGCCGGGCAACTGCTGGCCGAGCGCGAGCGGGCCCTGCGCGATAACGAAGAGCGCCTGCGGCTGATCATCGACGGGGTCAAGGACTACGGGATCTTCGCCCTCGACACCCAGGGCCGGGTCACCACCTGGAACGCTGGCGCCGAGCGGATCAAGGGCTACAGCGAACAGGAAATCCTCGGCCGGCACTTCTCGCTGTTCTACCTGCCGGAAGAATGCCCGGCGCACCCGGACATGGCCCTGCGCGAGGCCACCCGCGACGGCCACTACATGGAGGAGGCCTGGCGCTGCCGCAAGGACGGCAGCCGTTTCTGGGCCAGCGTGGTGATCACCGCGCAGTACGATGCCAGCGGCGCGCTGCGCGGCTTCTCCAAGATCACTCGCGATATCACCGACCGTCGCGCCGCGGAAATCGCCCTGCGCACCGCCCGCGAAGAAGCCGAAAGCGCCAGTCGCGCCAAGAGCGAATTCCTCTCGCGCATGAGCCACGAACTGCGCACCCCGCTCAACGCCATCCTCGGTTTCGCCCAGTTGCTGGACATGGACTCGCCCAGCGGCCAGCGGCCCCAGGTCGGTCATATCCTGCGCGCCGGCCAGCACCTGCTGACCCTGATCAACGAGGTGCTGGACATCGCCCGCATCGAGGCAGGGCACCTGCCGCTGAATGTCGAGCCGATCGCCCTGGCCTCGGTGCTGCACGAGGCCCTGACCCTGGTCTCGCCAATGGCCACCGACGCCGGCATCCAGCTGGCCGCCCTGCCCGCGCTGAGCGAACACTGCGGGGTGATCGCCGACCGCCAGCGGCTGATCCAGGTGCTGCTCAACCTGCTGTCCAACGCCATCAAGTACAACCGGCCCCAGGGCCAGGTGCGGATCGCGGTCAAGGTCCTGGGCACGCGGGTCGAAGTGGCGGTCAGCGACACCGGCGCCGGCATTCCCCTGGAGCGCCTGGACCAGCTGTTCCGGCCCTTCGAGCGCCTGGGCGCCGACCCGCGGGTGGAAGGCACCGGCCTGGGCCTGGCCCTGAGCAAGAGCCTGCTGGAGATGATGGACGGTAGCCTGCGGGTGCACAGCACGCCGGGCCAGGGCTGCTGCTTTACCTTGCAACTGCCGTTTGTACAGGTGGCCGTGGCCGGCGCGCATCTGGCCCTGGAACAGCAGGCGCTGGAGCAACCGGTGTCGGTGCTGCCGGCCCGGGTCGAGACCGTGGAATACCGTGGCCAGGTGCTGTGCATCGAAGACAACCTGTCGAGCCTGGCGCTGATCGAAACCCTGCTGCAACGCCGCCCCGGCATTCGCCTGCTGTCGAGCATGCAGGGCCAGATGGGCCTGGACCTGGCGCGTCAACATGCGCCGCAACTGATCCTGCTGGACGTCAGCCTGCCCGACCTTGCAGGCCTGGAAGTGCTGAGCCGGCTGCGGGAGTCGCCGATCACCGCCAGCACCCCGGTGCTGATGATCACCGCCGACGCCAGCGCCCTGACCCACCGCGCCCTGCTACAGGCCGGGGCCACGGCGATCCTGACCAAGCCCATTCATATCCCGGCGTTTCTCGCCCACCTTGAGCAACATCTACCGGAGCCCGCATGA
- the gabT gene encoding 4-aminobutyrate--2-oxoglutarate transaminase, whose product MNSKVDETPHLLQQRDQFVPRGVVTAHPLVIDRAEGSQVWDVDGERYLDFVGGIGVLNIGHNHPRVVAAVQAQLQKVSHACFQVVAYKPYLDLARRLSQMIGGAEPYKAAFFTSGAEAVENAVKIARAHTQRSAVIAFRGGFHGRTLLGSTLTGMSQPYKQNFGTAPEVFHTPYPNAYRGVSSEMALQALQELFATQVAPERVAAIIIEPVQGDGGFLAAPAEFLQALRALATQHGIVLILDEIQTGFGRTGSWFGFQHAGIQPDLVTVAKSLAGGLPLSGVVGKAQIMDAPLPGGLGGTYGGNALACAAALAVLDAYEEEQLLARGVALGLRLREGLLRLQRLYPCIGDVRGSGFMLALELVKNDAARSPDAELTQRLIDQARLGGLLVIKCGVHRNVLRFLAPLVTTPEQIDEALAILDAALARVLS is encoded by the coding sequence ATGAATAGCAAGGTCGACGAAACACCTCATTTGCTCCAGCAGCGCGATCAGTTCGTGCCGCGGGGCGTGGTCACTGCCCATCCGCTGGTCATCGACCGCGCCGAGGGCTCCCAGGTGTGGGACGTGGACGGCGAGCGCTATCTGGATTTCGTCGGCGGGATCGGTGTGTTGAACATCGGCCACAACCACCCGCGGGTGGTGGCGGCGGTGCAGGCGCAGTTGCAGAAAGTCTCCCACGCCTGCTTCCAGGTGGTGGCCTACAAACCGTACCTGGACCTGGCCCGGCGCCTGAGCCAGATGATCGGCGGCGCCGAGCCCTACAAGGCGGCATTCTTCACCTCTGGCGCCGAGGCCGTGGAGAACGCGGTGAAGATCGCCCGCGCCCATACCCAGCGTTCGGCGGTGATTGCCTTTCGTGGCGGTTTCCATGGCCGCACCTTGCTCGGCAGCACGCTGACCGGCATGAGCCAGCCGTACAAGCAGAACTTCGGCACCGCCCCCGAGGTGTTCCATACGCCGTATCCGAATGCCTATCGCGGGGTCAGCAGCGAGATGGCCCTGCAGGCGTTACAGGAGCTGTTCGCCACCCAGGTCGCCCCCGAGCGCGTGGCGGCGATCATCATCGAACCGGTGCAGGGCGACGGCGGTTTCCTCGCCGCTCCGGCGGAGTTCCTCCAGGCCTTGCGCGCCCTGGCGACGCAACACGGCATCGTGCTGATCCTCGATGAAATCCAGACCGGCTTCGGCCGCACCGGTAGCTGGTTCGGCTTCCAGCATGCCGGTATCCAGCCGGACCTGGTCACCGTGGCCAAGAGCCTGGCCGGTGGCTTGCCATTGTCCGGCGTGGTGGGCAAGGCGCAGATCATGGACGCGCCGCTGCCCGGCGGCCTCGGTGGCACCTACGGCGGCAACGCCCTGGCCTGCGCCGCGGCGCTGGCGGTGCTGGATGCCTACGAAGAGGAACAGTTGCTGGCCCGTGGCGTGGCGCTGGGCTTGCGTCTGCGCGAAGGGTTGCTGCGCCTGCAGAGGCTGTACCCGTGCATCGGCGATGTGCGTGGCAGCGGTTTCATGCTGGCGCTGGAACTGGTCAAGAACGATGCGGCGCGCAGCCCCGATGCCGAGTTGACGCAACGGCTGATCGACCAGGCGCGCCTGGGTGGGTTGCTGGTGATCAAGTGCGGGGTGCACCGTAACGTCCTGCGCTTCCTGGCACCGCTGGTAACAACCCCCGAGCAGATCGACGAAGCCCTGGCGATTCTCGACGCCGCGCTGGCACGAGTCTTGAGCTGA
- a CDS encoding Lrp/AsnC family transcriptional regulator, with product MEGLVKLDRIDINILVELQKDGRMTNVSLADAVGLSASPCLQRVKRLESAGYISSYKAHLNLAKITDSVTVFTEITLSDHKREDFAKFESNIRLVDEVLECHLISGGYDYLVRFMTRSIQHYQEVVESLLDKNIGISKYFSYIVIKSPVLKDGVPLRKLLRH from the coding sequence ATGGAAGGTTTAGTCAAACTGGACCGTATTGATATCAACATCTTGGTTGAGCTGCAAAAAGACGGACGCATGACCAATGTCAGCCTCGCCGACGCCGTGGGGTTGTCGGCCAGTCCGTGTCTGCAGCGGGTCAAGCGCCTGGAATCGGCCGGCTACATTTCCAGCTACAAGGCACACCTGAACCTGGCCAAGATCACCGACTCGGTCACGGTGTTCACCGAGATCACCCTGAGCGACCACAAGCGCGAGGACTTCGCCAAGTTCGAGTCGAATATCCGCCTGGTGGACGAGGTGCTGGAGTGCCATCTGATCAGCGGCGGCTACGACTATCTGGTGCGGTTCATGACCCGCAGCATCCAGCATTACCAGGAGGTGGTGGAAAGCCTGCTGGACAAGAACATCGGTATCTCGAAGTACTTCAGCTACATCGTCATCAAGTCGCCGGTCCTCAAAGACGGCGTGCCCCTGCGTAAATTATTGCGCCACTGA
- a CDS encoding response regulator, which translates to MSPALRLVLADDHEVTRTGFVALLAGHPEFEVVGQARDGQEALDLCERLQPDIAILDIRMPLLNGLGAARLLHQRQPAIKVMIFTMDDSPDHLEAAIAAGAVGYLLKDASRSEVLGALQRVAQGEEALNSTVSARLLRRMAERNAGSGGAQVVALTARERQVLGLVAGGFSNREIGEKLGITTGTAKAHVERVIGKLGAADRTQAAVRGIALGLVAQPAGEWP; encoded by the coding sequence ATGAGCCCTGCCCTGCGCCTGGTGCTGGCGGACGACCATGAAGTCACCCGCACCGGTTTTGTCGCCCTGCTCGCCGGTCACCCGGAATTCGAGGTGGTCGGCCAGGCCCGCGATGGCCAGGAAGCCCTCGACCTGTGCGAGCGCCTGCAACCGGACATCGCCATCCTTGATATCCGCATGCCGCTGCTCAACGGCCTGGGCGCGGCGCGCCTGCTGCACCAGCGGCAACCGGCGATCAAGGTGATGATCTTCACCATGGACGACAGCCCCGACCACCTGGAAGCGGCGATTGCCGCCGGCGCGGTCGGCTACCTGCTCAAGGACGCCAGCCGCAGCGAAGTGCTCGGCGCCCTGCAGCGGGTAGCCCAGGGCGAGGAAGCCCTCAACAGCACGGTCAGTGCCCGGCTGCTGCGGCGCATGGCCGAACGCAACGCCGGCAGCGGCGGCGCCCAAGTCGTCGCCCTGACCGCCCGCGAACGCCAGGTGCTGGGGCTGGTGGCCGGTGGTTTCAGCAACCGCGAGATCGGCGAAAAGCTCGGCATCACCACCGGCACCGCCAAGGCCCATGTGGAGCGGGTGATCGGCAAGCTCGGCGCGGCGGACCGGACCCAGGCCGCGGTGCGCGGCATCGCCCTGGGGCTGGTGGCGCAACCCGCGGGAGAATGGCCATGA